One Acidimicrobiia bacterium DNA window includes the following coding sequences:
- a CDS encoding DoxX family membrane protein has protein sequence MDRTAFQALDRRVTHWLAGHGLSLLRISIGVLFIWFGVLKFWPGLSSADQLATETIDRLSFGLITEDLGRVLLAILETAIGIGLVTGKFMRLTLLLLVGQMLGTVTPLFLFPELTWSRLFVPTLEGQYILKNIVLVSAALTIGATVRGGGLIDDPEVLDALSEQPTVSRTS, from the coding sequence ATGGATCGAACAGCGTTCCAGGCGTTAGACCGCCGAGTAACCCACTGGCTGGCGGGGCACGGACTGTCGCTCTTGCGCATCAGCATTGGCGTCCTCTTCATCTGGTTTGGAGTCCTCAAGTTTTGGCCAGGCCTGAGCTCCGCCGACCAGCTCGCCACGGAGACGATTGACCGGCTTTCCTTTGGTCTGATAACTGAAGACCTCGGCCGTGTCCTGCTGGCGATCCTCGAAACTGCGATTGGGATCGGGCTCGTAACAGGCAAGTTCATGCGCCTCACTCTGTTGCTGCTCGTCGGGCAAATGCTCGGGACGGTGACACCCCTATTTCTGTTTCCGGAGCTGACCTGGTCACGCCTATTCGTGCCGACACTTGAAGGCCAATACATCCTCAAGAACATCGTGCTCGTGTCGGCGGCACTTACGATCGGCGCAACGGTTCGCGGTGGCGGCCTCATTGACGATCCCGAGGTCCTCGATGCACTGAGCGAGCAGCCGACCGTTTCCCGCACGTCATGA
- a CDS encoding DUF3052 domain-containing protein: MAGDSGTPLPKKLGIKEGMTVALLNAPNYFNFDLGDLPDDVEVLRDSDAAAADVFIIFANRAAEAERGFQRAITLLPPDGSIWIAWPKKASGAETDIVEGTLRDLFLPTGLVDNKACAIDETWSGLRFVVRKKNRPGWNQPGN; the protein is encoded by the coding sequence ATGGCCGGAGACAGCGGAACCCCACTCCCGAAGAAACTGGGTATCAAGGAAGGAATGACTGTTGCCCTCCTCAATGCTCCGAACTACTTCAACTTCGACCTCGGTGACTTGCCCGACGATGTGGAAGTCCTCCGCGACTCCGACGCCGCGGCGGCGGACGTCTTCATCATTTTCGCCAACCGCGCCGCCGAGGCGGAGCGTGGCTTCCAGCGGGCGATTACCTTGCTCCCACCGGACGGGTCGATATGGATCGCCTGGCCCAAGAAAGCATCGGGAGCGGAGACCGACATCGTCGAGGGCACCCTGCGCGACCTATTCCTGCCCACCGGACTGGTCGACAACAAGGCCTGCGCCATCGACGAGACCTGGTCGGGGCTCAGATTCGTGGTGCGCAAGAAGAACCGGCCCGGATGGAACCAACCGGGCAACTAG
- the dps gene encoding DNA starvation/stationary phase protection protein Dps: protein MTQYLYRPAGMSEHDAKQTGDILQDRLMSLVDLSLTLKHAHWNVVGPDFMAVHEMFDKQVAEVRGMADEVAERIATLGGIPSGLPGYLVQNRSWDDYALGRAVTQAHLGAMDMVYSGVVGAHRNAINATDKTDPVTADLLTAQTGKLEMFQWFIRAHLENTSGELSTAGQKTEIDAAAAAATTNLLG from the coding sequence ATGACCCAATACCTATATAGGCCGGCTGGTATGAGCGAGCACGACGCCAAGCAGACCGGCGACATCTTGCAGGATCGGCTGATGAGCCTGGTTGACCTTTCTCTCACGCTCAAGCACGCCCACTGGAATGTGGTCGGCCCGGACTTCATGGCCGTTCATGAGATGTTCGACAAGCAGGTTGCAGAAGTTCGAGGTATGGCCGACGAAGTGGCGGAACGCATAGCCACCCTGGGAGGTATCCCGAGCGGTCTTCCCGGGTACTTGGTTCAGAACCGCAGCTGGGACGATTACGCTCTCGGCCGTGCCGTAACCCAAGCCCACCTTGGAGCCATGGATATGGTGTATTCGGGAGTTGTTGGCGCTCACCGAAATGCCATCAACGCGACAGACAAAACCGACCCCGTGACCGCCGACCTACTCACGGCACAAACCGGCAAGCTGGAGATGTTTCAGTGGTTTATCAGGGCTCATCTCGAGAATACGTCCGGTGAACTTTCGACCGCTGGCCAGAAAACGGAAATCGACGCAGCGGCCGCCGCCGCCACCACCAACTTGCTCGGTTGA
- a CDS encoding PRC-barrel domain-containing protein yields the protein MLEVNENARVFTAHDEHLGKVDHIVIDPLTRMVSHIVVRKGIFFPEDKVIPIDVVATATEERINLDQDVDPDRFPPFLEYHYVPLEEPIEDVPASAGTAHGPFPFVWYGPYGVASPTYETTMRTVTERNIPDRAVALKPGIPVLATGRREVGRLEEVILTDIGLATHIVISDDGFNPVRKAIPINWVDAISENEIRLGVVEHMVQSIKPYDPAELPSAD from the coding sequence GTGCTTGAGGTTAACGAGAACGCTCGAGTGTTCACCGCACACGACGAGCATTTAGGCAAAGTCGATCACATCGTCATCGACCCACTCACCCGCATGGTGTCGCACATCGTGGTGCGCAAGGGCATCTTCTTTCCTGAGGACAAAGTGATCCCAATCGACGTCGTCGCCACCGCAACCGAGGAACGCATCAACTTAGACCAGGACGTCGATCCCGACCGGTTCCCGCCCTTCCTCGAGTACCACTATGTCCCGCTTGAGGAGCCTATCGAGGACGTACCCGCCTCGGCTGGAACCGCACATGGACCTTTCCCATTCGTGTGGTACGGACCATACGGCGTCGCCTCGCCCACGTACGAGACCACGATGCGCACGGTGACTGAACGGAATATCCCCGACCGGGCGGTCGCGTTGAAACCGGGTATTCCCGTCTTGGCAACGGGCCGGCGCGAGGTTGGCCGGCTCGAGGAAGTCATCTTGACCGACATTGGCTTGGCGACCCACATCGTGATTTCCGATGACGGGTTCAATCCGGTCCGCAAGGCAATACCCATCAACTGGGTCGACGCCATCTCCGAGAACGAGATACGCCTGGGGGTAGTAGAACACATGGTTCAGTCCATCAAACCCTACGATCCGGCCGAGTTGCCGTCCGCGGACTGA